AGCTCGTTATGTTTTggttcataaaataaaaaaataaaaaaaatccaaagacCAACCAAGCTTATACCAATCTTAAGCGGTTCCACGTCCTTCATCAAAAGCCAGTACATCTGTCCATACAAAACTCCGTAGGTGATAAACGTTGTTCTATCGactttatcaaaaacaaaatcgttATTATGTATGGATTCGTGACGTATTGGTATCAAAACAAACATATGACACGTGGTACTCCTCCCCAATCCTTGCGTGGCAAAACGTTTCACACAAACCGGCACGTCGATCATAACCATGCAGGCTAAcatgttataatatatacactTTGTTCGATCGCAAACTTAAATAGTTTTCCTAAGAAACGAATTAGGAACAATGGCGGATTTGAAAGACGAAAGAGGAAACCCAATCCATCTAACCGACGAACACGGAAACCCGGTCCAGCTCACTGATGAGTTCGGTAATCCCATGCACATAACCGGTGTCGCCAGCTCTGCCCCTCAGTACAAGGAGAATGTTACTGGTAGCATTCAAGAGAATCGAACACCAGCAGGAGTCGCTGCAGGCACCGGTGCAGCTGCCACCACGGCCGCAGGAGTCACTACTGGTGAGACTACCACGGAGCAGCAACACCATGAATCGCTTGGAGAGCACCTTCGTCGCTCAGGAAGTTCATCAAGCTCTAGCTCGGTGAGATTCTCATGCATCTATAATTCTTTTATAGCTTCTTTAGGTTAAAAAGATTCTgatagtgaaaaaaaaaaaaatctgatagtGTTCTTGCTTAGGATTTAATATATCATTGAAATAAAGCCATTGATTTTTAGTGTTTCATTTGATAGTTTCCACGTTTTATACTTTACTATAACAGcagtaaaatacaattatatcgTTTTTGAGTCTATCTTCTTATTATTGAAGTAATATTTTATGCTATTTTTTGATTAACTCATATGTAAACGGTTAACAGAATTGTACACATATGGGTCGATCTATTATGAATTAACGTGTGTGTGAtgttaaaatatgtatataggAGGATGATGGACAAGGAGGAAGGAGAAAGAAGGGCATTAAAGACAAAATCAAAGAGAAGTTAAGCAGCGATAAGCACAAGGATGAACAAACCCCCAGCACTGCCACAACTACTGGACCCACCACCACCACTGGAGCCGCCGCCACCGACCAACACCATGAGAAGAAGGGCATTCTCGAGAAGATCAAGGAGAAACTCCCCGGCCACCACAACCACCACCACCCGTGAAGACTGAAGTTGTTTTCGATTTCATGAATAAATCGCTTGCTACCAATgtagatatgttttttttttttatcaattatgaATGTGGTCTAGTAAAACTCTACTTGATTTCTGGCTCATTAGTGGTTTCCAGTTTGTGAACTTGTATCATGTCGCTGCTTTCATTTATAAGAAAAGATTGCATGTTTCGTTAGCATTTTTTGTCCAGCGACCAGAAATAATATTCAAGAACTTGGTTAagcaaaaaaatgttgtcaCATCGTTATACAACTGCTGGTTTTTTTGAGCAATCATGGTTGTTTTCGACTTGGTTGATTCTTAGAGATAGTAAGCTACTTAGTGGCATCTCGTTACTTCTTCCACTTCTTCTTGACATAGGAGAAACATAGTCCTTTAGTATTCTCTTCGCTTTTAGTCTCAATTTTCTTTCTAATGAATTCAATTTGACAGTTTACCCAAAAGTGAAACATTGGCTCACTATATGATAAATATACTTTCTTAGATTATTTTTCCGGACCCTTCATGGTTCAAAAAGTGACTGGTGGTGAATAAACAAATGCATGTGTAACTAAATACTCCAGTATGCATTGATAGTTTacacatttctaagtttttgTCAAAGCGTAAGTGAAGTAAATCCCTCCTCCAATGACTTGTGTTACATGGTGTGTGATGACCACATATCATAGATGAATTGAAAAAGTAGTTTGAGAACTAAAAAAACAAAGGGAGCTCTTACAGTTAGTGAAAACTGAAAATATTACAGAAACTGTGAAAGCAGAGTAGCTTTCTCTTGAGTTTTGCTGAGCTCCCTCCTCCAAAGGGGCCTGTCCTAAATAAATACTTTTAACCATCTGAGTAATTCTTTCCCCCCATCAAAGAATCCCTAATCCGTACATGTAATTCTCGTGACACACGCTCAGAAAGTACAAAGTTAGAAAGAACAAAGAGCAATGATTCAGAGATCAGAGCTTTTAGAAAAAGACTATTcaactcttttcttcttcttgctcacCATCACGGGATTTTCAATCTCCATGAGCTCATCATCATCACTCTCGACgttctctgtttctttcttATCATTCTCGGGCTGAGTCTCAGAGAGTCTTCTCTTCTTAGAAGCCATCTCCGGTCCTGAGGAACTCTCTGTCACATCTACAGCCTTCTCATTCTCATTGTTTGATGTTGATGCGCTCTCGCCATTGGTAGCTGGAGATTGTGTCCATCCAGAGAGAACCATTCCTTCAGGTTCTTTTTCCTCGTCAAATTCTTCCCTGTGTGACAGTAAGTAGATGATGCATAAATCGTCTGACATGGAACGATGGAAGGACTACTACAAAGCTTTCAGTACTATATTTTTGATAATACTAGGATGATGTCTGATGAAAACCCATCTCAGATAACTAAAGATTTCGTGATTTGTAAAATCCCAGAAACCACACTGATGCTGAAACAAGTATTCAAAAGGTATAAAAAAGAACCTGTGTTTGACATTAATCTTGCAAGATAGCTCTTGCTGAAGATCTTCCACAGTGAGAATGCTTCCATTGATAACCGGAGAAGGAAGCTCTGATAAGGACTGAAATAGAAACACAACCTGTAAGAAATTGCAAAATCCCATCCCTGTATTTGAAGAGTAAATTCTAGACCCAACCTTTTCAAGATTAGCATTGTAGTTTGCAACCATAATAGCATCAAGATCATCACCAACTTCGTAAAGAAGTGAGGCCCCATGCATAACCAACGGTAGGTTCATTCCAAGCTTGGCTGTGACAATTTTATCAACTAGATCCCGTAGTTTTGATTTCCGAGTATTGATCTCAAGTACTAATGGGGTCTGTCAATATAAAAAGGAGAAAAACCTGATCATTGATTATGCAAGAAAAATATAAAGGTAGAAtgcagaaaacaaaacaaaaatgttaatACCTTGGAACAGACATAGCAAGCAGGATTAGGTTCAAATGGCTCCACTGGCATAAGAAGCATCTTTCTGCTTGGGTGCTCTAAGCAATATGTCATTCTACAGAGAGACGTCAAacataaaatgatataaaaagaTATTAAGGACTCTGACgcttatgaaataaaatttcaaagtaacAAACCTGTACTTGTCCGCATCCTTTTTCAGCACTTTGATAGCTTCGATAACAATCAAACCAGCAACAATGGCGTTAGTTGTAGCAACGGCATGAACAATGTTCCCAGCGATGCCTTTGGCTTCAAAAAGACTGTGCAAAGGAATTCCAAAAGACTCAGCGCGGATATTTGCAGCAGCAGTGACAAATTCTACAGCTAACTGGTCATCTTTGTCAAAAGTAAGGTGTCCTATTTCCTGTGGCAGCATATAGGCAGAACCATAAATTAATCAGCAAACttgaaacttttatatatatacggaGAGAATTAACAGAAACGAGTACACCGACCTTCTTTCTCTTGGCGAAGAACAACTTCAATGCTTCTATGAACACTAGAGAATTCTGTGTCAGACCCCACAATTCCTGTGGATTCTTCAGGCCAAGCAACGGCATGGCAGAGACCGTTGAATCGTCATCAGTAGCGGAACAGTTCTGAGTGCTCCCATTTTGTTGAGACATACATTCAGGCAAGACTTCCTTACTGTATATAGGCCTAGGTCGTCTACGGTTTTTCCATGTCTCCTCATTGGACAACGCCGCTTCAATGTTGTAACCGAACACATGATCATATATCTTTCTACCATACTGATCAATATCTTCATCTTCTGCACGCTCGAATACATCTTCTGTCTCTTTGGATGAGCTAGCAGCGTTGTTGGCACGCACATTAAGATCATTATCTTGATTCTTGTCGCCAAACAACTTCGCAAAGAGCAGGTCTTTTGCCCACACGATACAGTGCACAAACTGTAGAATCGATCCAAAATTCATTTGCACATCAAAATCAAGAACTGCGTCTTAGGAATGACTATTCAAGATATAAAATGATTTCTCCAAGGTTCacaaaaatcaaagcagtgtTGGTACCTTAGTTGGAGTGCTGGTTATTGTAcagacaggatatgtctttGGAGCAGGTTTGGTCTGGCACTCATAGCATTCTGTCTTTCCCTTCACGTGCACAGTTACCTGATTCGAACACAAAAACAAGTATTACCAAGTCAGATAGAGAGGAGTGCAtctaactcatagattttgctTTAGAGGAAAAAGAACCTGTCCTAAGAAGCCAGTCGTCCCGCTTTCTACAAGAGGAACATCAGCTGCGAGACAGAGGCGATTGACATGACGCCTTGCGTCCAAGTTGTCAAGTCCATTCAGAACCACATCAAATTGCTTGAAGAAATCGACATCGAACTCAGGATTCTTCACATTAGCATGGTATGATCTTATGTTAATGTGAGGCCTAAATCTCAAGACTGCATCTCTGGCAACCTGGCAGGgaaaatatatcaactcttGTGAACTGGTACTGGTAGCATCCCTTGGAGTTAGCTaaagaaggaaaagaaaaatacCTTAGCCTTGGACTGCCCAACATGAGAACGACGGAATAAAAATTGCCTATTGAGGTTACTGACTTCGATAGTGTCCATATCAATCTGCAACACAAGCGAGTAATCAGCACAAATAAAAAAGCTAAAAACTTGTAAGTAACTTCTCTACTAATGATTGTAACTGAACCGATGACAATTAAGCTAATCATGAATCTACAAAATCCCAAAACTTGAGACAACTCGCAACGCTCTCAAAAAGATGTAGAATTTGTCAATAACATAAAGACCCCCTAAACCTAAAATCAATTGGAGATTCAAACAGCTTGACCGTTCGCCAGCTGgaaaattacatataaattaaCGAGATAAAAATTAAACGAAAGTGAGGAAGTTACGATATGAATGTCTTGGAATCCAGAGAGAGCAAGAGTCTTGAGTAACTCGCATCCAATCCCACCTGCTCCAACCATTAGCACTTTCGCCCCCTAAAAAAACGAGAAATTTCAAAATGCTTcgattgaatttaaaaaaaaaaaaaaaaaaaaagagagagtagcTTTCCAGCGCTTACTTGAATGGAGGATTGTTGCTGCTGAGTATCCATGGAACGAGAAGTGAGAAGACGTATCAATACGCTAAAGCGACGGTTCGGAGTAGAAGACGGAGAGTATCGAATTttagaaattagggtttatgttgAAATGTGGAAGAGACGGGGAAAATAATAAGTCACAAAGAAGACTCCCCTCACGTGGGGGCTTTTCTGTAAATTTCCTCTTCCGAATATTATTTAGTTGACTTTATATTTACCGTATCAATTAACCAATGgttatattttcttcttttttttttgtcatcaattaACCCAATGATTCCTGAGGCTAAAACAAGTTGGATAAGTTTATTCTTCGTATATTTGTCGttacctcttcttcttcctcattaaGTTTTCATATAGCTATCTTTAACATCTTCTACGACAAATTACTTGTTTTCACCCAATTCAATGAACCGCAGATATTAGTATTATTAAATACCAGTACACAAAAtcgtaatataattattattattaaatatcagTACACAAAAtggtaatataaatatataataatctatctctataatattatatcATAAGTTACTTTCCTACGTGACCATTTACGTTAAATCTTAtgataacatttttaataaattcagTTTATTGTTATAACATATGAACTTTATATCAAATTAATGTTGTCACATGAAGTAAAAATTATACCAAAAATGttgttaagaattttttttaaaagaaacatCATTTAACGCGGTGTTTCCTAATGCATTCGTAAGATATGCATATCCTGATTcgctaaattttttttacttcgtttttggtcaatattttttttgtggctCTCCATTTCAATaagtaaatcattttttttattgaatgcAGTCCATCTGTTACATCAGTATCCATCGTAAACATTTCGCCGCAGGAAATAACATGCTCCATATATACAGAACTATAGAATTGCTTTAATAAACCTTCAACTCATTtgggttttatttttttctataagaaACAAGTATGTTAGCCTCAATAATTCACTATTTGTTTTGGGTAGTTATGAGGATTGATAACGAAATAAACGTTAATAGTTATGTTTCGTGGCCGTGGGGTCGATTGCATTCAGTAAAGCTGACACACGGTGGGATAAAAACCAGAGAGGATTTGAGTGGTgctacaaacaaataaaaaggaaccgacaaaaaaaaactgaaccgaacaAACCGAAATCGTGTGATTCGGTTCGACGTAGCAAATATCCGAATTAGCCGGTTAACTTGGGTTTAG
The window above is part of the Brassica napus cultivar Da-Ae chromosome C8, Da-Ae, whole genome shotgun sequence genome. Proteins encoded here:
- the LOC106414210 gene encoding late embryogenesis abundant protein, which codes for MADLKDERGNPIHLTDEHGNPVQLTDEFGNPMHITGVASSAPQYKENVTGSIQENRTPAGVAAGTGAAATTAAGVTTGETTTEQQHHESLGEHLRRSGSSSSSSSEDDGQGGRRKKGIKDKIKEKLSSDKHKDEQTPSTATTTGPTTTTGAAATDQHHEKKGILEKIKEKLPGHHNHHHP
- the LOC106415969 gene encoding SUMO-activating enzyme subunit 2-like; translation: MDTQQQQSSIQGAKVLMVGAGGIGCELLKTLALSGFQDIHIIDMDTIEVSNLNRQFLFRRSHVGQSKAKVARDAVLRFRPHINIRSYHANVKNPEFDVDFFKQFDVVLNGLDNLDARRHVNRLCLAADVPLVESGTTGFLGQVTVHVKGKTECYECQTKPAPKTYPVCTITSTPTKFVHCIVWAKDLLFAKLFGDKNQDNDLNVRANNAASSSKETEDVFERAEDEDIDQYGRKIYDHVFGYNIEAALSNEETWKNRRRPRPIYSKEVLPECMSQQNGSTQNCSATDDDSTVSAMPLLGLKNPQELWGLTQNSLVFIEALKLFFAKRKKEIGHLTFDKDDQLAVEFVTAAANIRAESFGIPLHSLFEAKGIAGNIVHAVATTNAIVAGLIVIEAIKVLKKDADKYRMTYCLEHPSRKMLLMPVEPFEPNPACYVCSKTPLVLEINTRKSKLRDLVDKIVTAKLGMNLPLVMHGASLLYEVGDDLDAIMVANYNANLEKSLSELPSPVINGSILTVEDLQQELSCKINVKHREEFDEEKEPEGMVLSGWTQSPATNGESASTSNNENEKAVDVTESSSGPEMASKKRRLSETQPENDKKETENVESDDDELMEIENPVMVSKKKKRVE